In Brevibacterium zhoupengii, the following are encoded in one genomic region:
- a CDS encoding phosphoribosyltransferase, producing the protein MGQAYHADSTDLNDKEILTWDTFGTSAREMAQTIADSDYDPEVVIAIARGGLLPAGALAYALGLKLSDAINVEFYTDVHETLPDPILLAPMLDIDAIKGKKLLVVDDVADSGRTLALVLELLKKHGAEAQSAVIYAKSASIIDPDFVWKRTDQWIVFPWSAEPPVVASK; encoded by the coding sequence ATGGGCCAGGCATACCACGCCGATTCGACCGATCTCAACGACAAAGAGATCCTCACGTGGGACACATTCGGCACGTCGGCCAGGGAGATGGCACAGACCATCGCCGACTCCGACTACGACCCCGAGGTCGTCATCGCGATCGCCCGTGGCGGCCTGCTGCCAGCCGGGGCACTGGCCTACGCGCTCGGCCTCAAACTCTCCGATGCCATCAACGTCGAGTTCTACACCGATGTTCATGAGACGTTGCCCGACCCGATTCTCTTGGCCCCGATGCTCGACATCGATGCCATCAAGGGCAAGAAGCTGCTCGTCGTCGACGACGTCGCCGATTCAGGCCGCACGCTCGCTCTCGTCCTCGAACTGCTCAAAAAGCATGGCGCCGAAGCTCAGTCCGCAGTCATCTATGCGAAGTCGGCATCCATCATCGACCCGGACTTCGTGTGGAAGCGCACCGATCAGTGGATCGTCTTCCCATGGTCGGCCGAGCCACCGGTCGTCGCTTCCAAATAG
- a CDS encoding DUF2087 domain-containing protein — protein sequence MTKHNDFKLLVRHRMAVTGENFTSARAALLEAQSPNSAVATENEAEAFRAKTLRTFMREGRLNSIPTKRKALVVILIQLLAAFEVGRIYSEKDVNSILRTFHPDFARLRRELIDYRYLERNAHTGQYWVNSVLPEHRGNQLQETAVSETFLR from the coding sequence ATGACCAAGCACAACGACTTCAAACTGCTCGTCCGCCACCGTATGGCCGTGACCGGGGAGAACTTCACCTCCGCCCGTGCAGCGCTGTTGGAAGCCCAGAGCCCCAACAGTGCAGTAGCGACCGAAAATGAAGCAGAGGCGTTCAGGGCTAAAACGCTGAGAACATTCATGCGTGAGGGCCGACTGAACTCGATTCCCACGAAGCGCAAGGCGCTCGTCGTGATCCTCATCCAGCTCCTGGCAGCCTTCGAGGTCGGCAGAATTTACAGCGAGAAGGACGTCAACTCGATCCTCAGGACCTTCCACCCGGACTTTGCACGCCTGCGGCGAGAACTCATCGACTACCGGTACTTGGAGCGCAATGCTCACACCGGCCAGTACTGGGTGAACTCAGTACTGCCCGAGCACCGCGGCAACCAACTCCAGGAGACAGCCGTCTCCGAGACGTTTCTGCGCTGA
- a CDS encoding YchJ family protein, giving the protein MICPCSGMPPGTDYDNCCRPALDGQTWPTTAEALMRSRYTAFARGHEDHLFRTWHARTRPNDIGVDADTVWLGLEIVDTTGGSETDETGTVHFRATYRDRLGEHTLEENSSFVRRTGRWVYLDALD; this is encoded by the coding sequence ATGATCTGTCCCTGCTCCGGAATGCCGCCCGGCACCGATTACGACAACTGCTGCCGCCCCGCCCTGGACGGACAGACATGGCCGACAACCGCCGAGGCGCTCATGCGCTCTCGTTACACCGCATTCGCCCGCGGACATGAAGACCACCTCTTTCGCACCTGGCACGCCAGGACGCGGCCCAACGACATCGGCGTGGATGCTGACACCGTGTGGCTGGGCCTGGAGATCGTGGACACAACAGGCGGATCGGAAACTGATGAAACAGGAACGGTGCATTTTCGGGCAACCTACCGGGACCGCCTCGGCGAGCACACACTGGAAGAGAACTCATCATTCGTCCGCAGGACGGGTAGGTGGGTATATCTAGACGCCCTCGACTGA